In Pseudemcibacter aquimaris, the sequence GAAATGTGGGATCACTTTAAAAGAATAAACATCATAAATTTGCTTAAGCAGCGGCATATCCACTTTACTAAATTCAAGACACATGAAACGACCGCCCGGTTTAAGTACACGGTAGGCTTCTTCGAGCGCTTTATCTATATGGGTGACGTTTCTGATGCCGAATGCAATGGTATAGGCATCAACGCTACGGTCTGGAAGAGGCAACATCTCCGCGTTGCCAGTGACCCAATCGATAGGGTCGAATATTCCTTGATCCAAGGCGCGTGCTTTGCCCTCTTTCAGCATGTTATGATTAATATCACAAATGGTTACTTTGGCGGGGGTGTCGCCCTCTGATGTTCTTTCATTTGCCGCTTTTAAAAAACGAAATGAAATATCACCGGTTCCACCCGCCACATCAAGCAGGTGCATTCCCGGCGCCGGGCGCAGGTCACGAATAAAATCGTTCTTCCACACGCGGTGAAGTCCGCCGCTCATGACATCATTCATAATGTCATATTTATCAGCGACACTGTCAAAAACGCCACGTACCATTGATTGCTTTTCTTCTTCCTTGACGGTTGAAAAGCCGAAATGGGTGGTGCCGTTATTTTCTGTATTTTCTGCATTTGTCATATTGCGGAACATAGCGCAGTGTTGCATGCTGTTCCAGAAGAAAACATCAATAAATCAATGAGCTTGATCATAAATGCCTGAATTGCCCGAAGTTGAAACCACAAAACGCGGACTTTCCCCAGTTTTGGAAGGAAAAAGAATAATAAAAGTCCACCAAAGACGGGATAATATCCGAATCCCGATCCCCACTGATTTTGTAAAAAGAATTGAAGGGCATCTTTTAAAGTCGATCGTAAGGCGGGCGAAATATTTACAAATGTTTCTGGATACGGGGGATGTGATTATCTGTCATCTTGGTATGTCCGGTAAATTTGTGATCCGCGCGAAAGATGACACCCCCTTTGCCAAACATGATCATGTGATCTTTGAAACGGAAGACGGCATGCTCGCGATCTATAATGACCCGCGCCGTTTTGGTATCATGACTATTTGCGCTGAAAATGAACTGGATAGCCATAAACTCTTTAAAGAAATGGCGG encodes:
- the ubiE gene encoding bifunctional demethylmenaquinone methyltransferase/2-methoxy-6-polyprenyl-1,4-benzoquinol methylase UbiE, coding for MQHCAMFRNMTNAENTENNGTTHFGFSTVKEEEKQSMVRGVFDSVADKYDIMNDVMSGGLHRVWKNDFIRDLRPAPGMHLLDVAGGTGDISFRFLKAANERTSEGDTPAKVTICDINHNMLKEGKARALDQGIFDPIDWVTGNAEMLPLPDRSVDAYTIAFGIRNVTHIDKALEEAYRVLKPGGRFMCLEFSKVDMPLLKQIYDVYSFKVIPHFGEMITGDKDSYQYLVESIRKFPTQDKFKAMIEAAGFKKATYRNLSGGIVAIHSGWKI